From one Trifolium pratense cultivar HEN17-A07 linkage group LG1, ARS_RC_1.1, whole genome shotgun sequence genomic stretch:
- the LOC123908817 gene encoding uncharacterized protein LOC123908817: protein MIFVPGKQISPSQFKAHAGMAARRQPYRHIYILPMDLHSGHHLVEDQKATETQIDTPVKKFGTESDSKLRRSYIECQHNMIWFSSSLCTFDILVRLSCSNNYKHYLKTGKYTVHNGTFINRAMFTKSFV, encoded by the exons ATGATTTTTGTTCCAGGTAAACAGATAAGCCCTTCACAGTTTAAAGCCCATGCTGGAATGGCGGCTAGGCGTCAACC TTACCGCCACATATATATACTTCCAATGGATTTGCATAGTGGTCACCATTTGGTAGAAGATCAGAAAGCTACT GAAACACAGATTGACACACCTGTGAAAAAGTTCGGTACAGAGTCTGATAGCAAATTAAGGAGATCATACATTGAATGTCAACAT AATATGATTTGGTTTTCATCCTCCTTATGCACTTTTGATATCCTTGTTCGTTTGTCCTGCAGCAACAATTACAAGCACTACTTGAAGACAGGGAAATATACAGTACATAATGGTACATTTATTAATCGTGCAATGTTCACTAAGAGCTTCGTTTAG